A single genomic interval of Bradyrhizobium japonicum USDA 6 harbors:
- a CDS encoding glycoside hydrolase family 5 protein, giving the protein MGRGINILGYDGIWEGGQNAPFRLDNLTAIKKAGFSHVRINFFGFKFMDRANVLDEVVLRRLDAVIEEILARNLVPIVDEHDTHVCQRDVSECGEKLRAFWRQIAERYAGRYPRLVFEVLNEPGGEMTSAGWNSLLNDCIGIIRRTNAERQVIAAVLNTDEIPIDDLALPADDRNLIVTFHYYAPIRFTHQGAPWSETFARIGPLDWGSPDDEAKAAADFEKVSRWSEREKRPIYLGEFGVYERAPSESRQRYLSFVARSADRRGWAWAYWQFDHDFAAFDSARQAWKPDILRALIPPAR; this is encoded by the coding sequence TTGGGGCGCGGGATCAACATTCTCGGTTATGATGGAATCTGGGAGGGCGGTCAGAACGCGCCGTTCCGTCTGGACAATCTGACGGCGATCAAAAAGGCCGGATTCTCGCACGTCAGGATCAATTTCTTCGGCTTCAAGTTCATGGATCGCGCGAATGTGCTGGATGAGGTCGTGCTGAGAAGGCTCGATGCCGTCATCGAGGAAATCCTCGCCAGGAACCTCGTTCCCATCGTCGACGAGCACGACACGCATGTCTGTCAGCGTGATGTATCCGAATGCGGCGAGAAGCTCAGGGCATTCTGGCGGCAGATCGCGGAGCGCTATGCCGGAAGATATCCCAGGCTCGTCTTCGAGGTCTTGAACGAGCCGGGGGGAGAGATGACGTCCGCCGGCTGGAATTCGCTCCTCAACGATTGTATCGGCATCATCCGCCGCACCAACGCCGAGCGGCAGGTCATTGCTGCCGTTCTCAACACAGACGAGATTCCCATCGACGATCTGGCTCTCCCCGCCGACGACAGGAACCTCATCGTCACCTTTCATTATTACGCGCCGATACGCTTCACGCATCAGGGTGCGCCATGGTCCGAGACGTTCGCGCGCATCGGGCCGCTGGATTGGGGCAGTCCGGACGACGAAGCCAAGGCGGCCGCTGATTTCGAGAAGGTCAGCCGGTGGTCGGAGAGGGAGAAACGCCCGATTTATCTCGGCGAGTTCGGGGTATACGAGCGGGCTCCATCCGAGAGCCGCCAGAGATACCTGTCGTTCGTGGCGCGAAGCGCCGACAGACGCGGCTGGGCATGGGCCTATTGGCAGTTCGACCATGATTTCGCGGCCTTTGACAGCGCCCGTCAGGCCTGGAAGCCCGACATCCTGCGCGCCCTGATCCCGCCGGCCCGTTGA
- a CDS encoding O-antigen ligase family protein: MAILQTERDSEALTSAIWTTRSAGVEKVARLVICVSITVNVVASMGTFNTAILPAGLTYLQQAVALLMWSVLIYASAFVRPRLQLAFNPDLIALLAFYTLAVASVLWTTLNAAAIMKSAALAMTTFGAFCMITRIDIDDVVKATSSGLFILVAASALCALVVPDIGVDHSWMHNGQWQGVYESKQTLGFVGAYLMFFSCYRKMTGQGWLAFLVAFLLASTCVLASESRGAGAVALAACALLVTSMWSVGCMRLYAILPFVMCVMAGLLIVYFYATGYDAIHIGDATVNFTERTFIWHYAISHFDDAPLLGFGINGFWTIPSIYDYFEQNHGWVLDNYHSGYIAILMETGFLGYVLFAASVLLFSNKVLYLISARSIHRAHCALIIGFVALSFQTNFTETTFLRSTMFTSVLLVAFLLATCRPVPETDF, encoded by the coding sequence ATGGCCATCCTGCAGACCGAGAGAGACTCCGAGGCACTCACGAGCGCGATCTGGACGACGCGCAGTGCCGGCGTCGAGAAGGTTGCCAGGCTCGTCATCTGCGTATCGATCACCGTCAATGTCGTCGCGTCGATGGGGACATTCAATACGGCGATACTGCCGGCGGGACTGACTTATCTGCAACAGGCGGTCGCTCTGCTGATGTGGAGCGTCCTGATCTACGCAAGCGCGTTCGTGCGCCCGCGCCTGCAGCTGGCGTTCAACCCCGATCTGATCGCGCTCCTCGCATTCTACACGTTGGCGGTCGCCTCGGTGTTGTGGACCACCCTGAATGCCGCAGCCATCATGAAGAGCGCCGCTCTCGCAATGACGACGTTTGGCGCGTTCTGTATGATCACGCGGATCGATATCGACGATGTCGTGAAGGCGACGTCCTCCGGGCTCTTCATATTGGTCGCCGCATCGGCGCTTTGCGCACTCGTCGTGCCCGATATCGGAGTAGATCATAGCTGGATGCACAATGGTCAATGGCAGGGCGTCTATGAATCGAAGCAGACGCTGGGCTTTGTCGGCGCGTATCTGATGTTCTTCTCCTGCTACCGGAAGATGACGGGGCAGGGGTGGCTGGCGTTCCTCGTCGCGTTCCTGCTGGCGTCGACCTGCGTCCTCGCGTCGGAATCGCGCGGCGCCGGTGCTGTCGCCCTGGCGGCTTGTGCGCTGCTCGTGACGTCGATGTGGTCGGTCGGCTGCATGAGGCTCTATGCGATCCTGCCGTTCGTCATGTGCGTTATGGCCGGCCTCCTGATCGTCTATTTTTACGCGACGGGATACGACGCGATCCACATTGGCGATGCCACCGTCAATTTTACCGAGCGGACCTTCATCTGGCACTACGCGATAAGCCATTTCGACGATGCGCCGCTGCTCGGCTTCGGAATCAACGGCTTCTGGACGATCCCGTCGATCTACGATTATTTCGAGCAGAACCACGGCTGGGTGCTCGACAACTATCATAGCGGCTATATCGCGATTCTGATGGAAACAGGGTTCTTGGGCTACGTCCTTTTCGCCGCGAGTGTTCTTCTGTTCTCGAACAAGGTGCTCTATTTGATTTCCGCGCGATCGATCCACCGGGCGCACTGTGCCCTCATCATCGGATTTGTCGCCCTCAGCTTTCAGACCAATTTCACCGAGACGACGTTCCTTCGCTCGACCATGTTCACGTCGGTGCTCCTCGTGGCGTTCCTCCTTGCAACGTGCAGGCCGGTGCCGGAGACCGATTTCTAA
- a CDS encoding GNAT family N-acetyltransferase codes for MNKPSNTFDIAIEQAFDFLSPEYAALFDSSAATAFQHPLWLDSLYARLASHAGATPLVVVVRHRTTGALAMVLPLLRIRRGPIRTIEFADLRVSDYLAPVCSPEVFASLLEDEAACAEIRRLVRPFDLLRMTKLPDGRLPIESLLGAPRRVSMETNAYATVLVAPFEQWRASALDRSYQKELAKKYRQLQKKGALSFSCCDDSASISEAMDAMKQYRGPRFQAQGDGDLLQRPEYYSFYSDVAARGLGSFVRLYAMKMDGGVIAAVLGLCHRGSFLVIMSAFDIDGYKSQSLGSLMFEQVARDCIERGDQMLDFTIGDEPYKKLFGGQPSPMWMVTQAGSTAGAISLFALKQAPWLKLAAKRLSYFRLSPARTPTPTR; via the coding sequence ATGAATAAGCCGAGCAATACATTCGATATCGCCATCGAGCAGGCGTTCGACTTCCTGTCTCCGGAATACGCGGCGCTGTTCGATAGCTCTGCCGCGACCGCGTTTCAGCATCCGCTCTGGCTGGACAGCCTCTACGCCAGGCTCGCATCCCATGCAGGCGCGACGCCGCTGGTCGTCGTGGTCCGCCATCGTACGACGGGGGCGCTGGCGATGGTGCTGCCCCTGCTCCGAATCCGCCGCGGCCCGATCCGCACCATCGAATTCGCCGATCTGCGCGTATCCGACTATCTGGCGCCGGTCTGCAGTCCCGAGGTGTTCGCCAGCCTGCTGGAGGACGAAGCGGCCTGCGCGGAGATCAGGCGCCTCGTCCGCCCGTTCGACCTGCTCCGCATGACCAAGCTGCCCGACGGACGGCTTCCGATCGAGAGCCTCCTCGGCGCGCCACGCCGGGTCTCGATGGAGACGAACGCCTACGCGACCGTTCTCGTCGCGCCGTTCGAGCAATGGCGTGCCAGCGCGCTGGATCGCTCCTATCAGAAGGAGCTCGCCAAGAAATATCGCCAGCTCCAGAAGAAGGGAGCATTGAGCTTCTCGTGCTGCGACGACAGCGCCTCGATCTCCGAGGCGATGGACGCGATGAAGCAATATCGCGGTCCGCGCTTTCAGGCCCAGGGCGACGGCGATCTGCTCCAGCGCCCCGAATATTACAGCTTCTATTCCGACGTGGCGGCCCGTGGTCTCGGCTCGTTCGTCCGGCTCTACGCCATGAAGATGGATGGCGGCGTGATCGCCGCCGTGCTCGGACTGTGCCATCGCGGCAGCTTCCTCGTCATCATGAGCGCCTTCGATATCGACGGGTACAAGAGCCAATCCCTGGGCTCTCTGATGTTCGAGCAAGTGGCGAGGGATTGCATCGAGCGCGGCGATCAGATGCTCGACTTCACGATCGGCGACGAGCCGTACAAGAAATTGTTCGGCGGCCAGCCTTCGCCGATGTGGATGGTCACGCAGGCCGGCAGCACCGCGGGCGCCATCAGCCTGTTCGCGCTGAAGCAGGCGCCCTGGCTCAAGCTGGCGGCCAAGCGGCTGTCGTATTTCAGGCTATCGCCCGCGCGCACGCCGACGCCGACGCGCTGA
- a CDS encoding FAD-dependent oxidoreductase, whose translation MTTDKPVTEPSAAAATAAIVADIVIVGGGLAGSLAASVLARAGHRVALIDKRAVHPDEFRVEKLGGQQLDMFRKLGFLHALENVACRYDRVLNIREGKVVDVSVGQAYGFSYAGLVAMARRQLPDPSNLIVDEVTAINPSDDVQHIELASGRRLDARLVVLATGMAGALGYKLSIKRRVLAERHSVSFGFTIARRDGTPFDFQALTCYGERTADGIDYLSLFPVPSGMRANLFMFRDPTDPIMRELRREPEATVLRLLPGLRPYLGDFHVTDKVQNWVMDLTVVEGHLQPGIVLIGDAFQTNCPAAGTGVARLLVDVDRLCTEYAPRWLASAGMGTEKISQFYSDPDKLAADQRSLKMARFRQALTSRNDIKWDMRRRLHFLRRGLTHRVDQMRPGWLGRVRGALRA comes from the coding sequence ATGACGACGGATAAACCCGTGACCGAGCCGAGCGCTGCAGCTGCGACTGCGGCGATCGTCGCAGACATTGTGATCGTCGGCGGCGGCCTTGCGGGATCGCTCGCCGCGTCCGTGCTCGCGCGGGCGGGGCATCGCGTCGCACTCATCGACAAGCGCGCCGTGCATCCGGACGAATTCCGGGTCGAGAAGCTCGGTGGCCAGCAGCTCGACATGTTCCGCAAGCTGGGCTTCCTCCATGCGCTCGAGAACGTCGCCTGCCGGTATGACCGGGTGCTCAATATCCGGGAAGGCAAGGTCGTCGACGTCAGCGTCGGCCAGGCCTACGGGTTTTCCTACGCCGGCCTCGTTGCCATGGCGCGCCGCCAGCTGCCTGATCCGTCCAATCTGATCGTCGACGAAGTCACCGCAATCAACCCCAGCGACGATGTCCAGCATATCGAGCTTGCGTCCGGACGACGCCTGGACGCGCGGCTCGTCGTGCTCGCCACAGGCATGGCGGGAGCCCTCGGCTACAAGCTCAGCATCAAGCGGCGCGTGCTGGCCGAGCGCCATTCGGTGTCGTTCGGCTTCACGATCGCGCGCCGCGATGGCACGCCGTTCGATTTCCAGGCGCTGACCTGTTACGGCGAGCGCACCGCTGACGGCATCGACTATCTCAGCCTGTTCCCGGTGCCATCAGGCATGCGGGCCAATCTGTTCATGTTCCGCGACCCGACCGATCCGATCATGCGCGAGCTGCGCCGCGAACCGGAAGCGACCGTCCTGCGTCTGCTGCCGGGACTGCGGCCTTACCTCGGCGATTTCCACGTGACCGACAAGGTGCAGAACTGGGTGATGGATCTGACCGTGGTGGAGGGACACCTTCAGCCCGGAATCGTCCTCATCGGCGATGCGTTCCAGACCAATTGTCCCGCCGCCGGCACGGGCGTCGCCCGCCTGCTGGTGGACGTCGATCGCCTTTGCACGGAGTACGCGCCGCGCTGGCTCGCGAGCGCCGGCATGGGCACGGAGAAGATCTCGCAGTTCTATTCCGATCCCGACAAGCTCGCGGCAGACCAGCGGTCGCTGAAAATGGCGCGCTTCCGTCAGGCCCTGACGTCCCGCAACGATATCAAATGGGATATGCGGCGGCGGTTGCACTTCCTGCGGCGCGGTCTCACCCATCGTGTCGATCAGATGCGCCCGGGCTGGCTTGGACGCGTCCGCGGCGCGCTCCGCGCCTGA